Proteins encoded within one genomic window of Streptomyces sp. NBC_01314:
- the istB gene encoding IS21-like element helper ATPase IstB encodes METLDARLAQAHGGELGHLDFLQVLCQDEITRRETVAFQRRLHRAKFEQQVTLEEFDFTASSKLPAAQIRDLAALCWLHAGESVILFGPVGVGKTHIAQALGHLAVRQGANVHFAKTSRIVAELAGGHADRTWDKRMRELIRPDVLILDDFAMRQMTAAQADDFYELVSERQGRSLIITSNRAPSDWYPLFPNPVVAESLLDRLINTSHQVIMNGPSYRPNKRPRNPTDKNGTATAKDS; translated from the coding sequence CTGGAGACCCTCGACGCCCGCCTGGCCCAAGCCCACGGCGGAGAGCTCGGCCACCTGGACTTCCTCCAGGTCCTGTGTCAGGACGAGATCACCCGCCGCGAGACCGTCGCCTTCCAACGCCGTCTGCACCGCGCCAAGTTCGAGCAGCAGGTGACCTTGGAGGAGTTCGACTTCACCGCCTCCTCCAAGCTCCCGGCCGCCCAGATCCGAGATCTGGCCGCTCTGTGCTGGCTCCATGCCGGGGAGTCCGTAATTTTGTTCGGGCCGGTCGGTGTCGGCAAGACCCATATCGCCCAGGCCCTGGGGCACCTCGCCGTCCGCCAGGGCGCGAACGTCCACTTCGCCAAGACCAGCCGGATCGTGGCCGAGCTCGCCGGCGGCCACGCGGACCGCACCTGGGACAAGCGCATGCGCGAGCTGATCCGCCCCGACGTCCTGATCCTCGACGACTTCGCGATGCGCCAGATGACCGCCGCCCAGGCCGACGACTTCTACGAGCTGGTCAGCGAGCGGCAGGGACGATCCCTGATCATCACCAGCAACCGGGCACCCAGCGACTGGTATCCCCTGTTCCCCAACCCCGTCGTCGCCGAATCGCTCCTGGACCGGCTGATCAACACCAGCCACCAGGTCATCATGAACGGCCCCAGCTACCGCCCCAACAAGCGCCCCAGGAACCCCACCGACAAGAACGGAACGGCGACCGCGAAGGACAGCTGA
- a CDS encoding GNAT family N-acetyltransferase, whose product MEELARLSDIEQAAAGDGHPVWAAQGQGGDGLGPGVRAWCHGAALAVASPNPQQDRLAVKGGGADVAVLVRRILEEIGPSYRVLGEAALIDALVRQLPNLAPVHNFFWMEATSPSGAAAAGVRWLNAREEKETTSLFDRFFPDSYAQPGRAGMRRWAGAVGEVDSSVGAKPLAVAADAWSAAGCGFMGGVVTHPAARGRGLARLRRGRPRQPARPRRAHGAHR is encoded by the coding sequence ATGGAGGAACTTGCACGGCTCAGCGATATCGAGCAGGCCGCGGCCGGCGACGGACATCCGGTCTGGGCCGCCCAGGGACAAGGCGGTGACGGCCTGGGGCCGGGGGTACGGGCCTGGTGCCACGGCGCGGCGCTGGCGGTGGCGAGCCCGAACCCTCAACAGGACCGGCTTGCGGTCAAGGGCGGCGGTGCCGACGTGGCCGTGTTGGTGCGGCGGATCCTGGAGGAGATCGGCCCGTCCTACCGAGTCTTGGGGGAAGCTGCCTTGATCGATGCGCTGGTGCGGCAGCTGCCCAACCTGGCGCCGGTCCACAACTTCTTCTGGATGGAGGCCACGTCCCCATCCGGTGCCGCCGCCGCAGGCGTGCGGTGGCTGAACGCCCGCGAGGAGAAGGAGACGACCTCGCTGTTCGACCGCTTCTTCCCTGACTCCTACGCGCAGCCGGGACGCGCGGGCATGCGCCGCTGGGCCGGAGCCGTCGGCGAGGTGGACAGCAGCGTCGGGGCGAAGCCGCTGGCGGTGGCGGCGGACGCGTGGTCCGCGGCCGGGTGCGGGTTCATGGGCGGGGTGGTCACCCACCCCGCCGCCCGCGGACGCGGTCTTGCGCGGCTTCGTCGTGGACGCCCTCGTCAACCAGCACGGCCGCGCCGCGCTCATGGTGCTCACCGGTAA
- a CDS encoding glutamate decarboxylase: protein MSLARGGLRRCLNRPMTKRDDSALFGNRFLIAPAPSETFPEEGMAATDAMRLVDVDLAMEGDPQRNLATFVTTWMEPEAQRLIAENLHRNFIDHAEYPISAEIEQRCVRMLADLFHAPGRTTGCRTQGSSEAIMLGALSLKWKWRERRQAANLSTDRPNLVFGGDVHVVWEKFCRYFDVEPRIVPLAEGKYTIGPEDVEPHLDENTIGVVAVLGTTFTGHKDDVVGIDKLLRDIRKERDLDIPIHVDGASGAFVWPFLYPDSTWDFRLEQVRSINVSGHKYGLVYPGIGWLVFREEADLAKDLVFYENYLGKTDATFTLNFSTGASMVLAQYYNFVRLGRQGYTYVMKIMQENARALADNLRSSGRFEVIGSDLEQLPLVAFRLAGKHAYDESDIAWQLSAERGWMVPAYTLPPNAERVKILRALVKETLSREQIDRLTQDIADACRTLDDKGATHGIERNQVKRGTGY, encoded by the coding sequence GTGTCCCTCGCCCGCGGCGGACTCCGACGCTGTTTGAATCGTCCAATGACTAAACGTGATGACTCGGCTCTTTTCGGTAATCGATTCTTGATCGCGCCCGCCCCCTCGGAGACGTTCCCCGAGGAAGGTATGGCCGCGACAGACGCGATGAGGCTCGTGGATGTGGATCTCGCCATGGAGGGCGACCCGCAGCGCAACCTCGCCACGTTTGTCACCACGTGGATGGAGCCGGAGGCGCAACGGCTGATCGCCGAGAACCTCCACCGTAATTTCATCGACCATGCGGAGTACCCCATTTCCGCCGAGATCGAGCAGCGTTGCGTGCGCATGCTCGCCGACCTGTTCCACGCGCCGGGCCGGACGACCGGATGCCGGACCCAGGGCTCGTCCGAGGCGATCATGCTCGGCGCGCTGTCGCTGAAGTGGAAGTGGCGCGAGCGCCGCCAGGCGGCGAACCTGTCGACCGACCGGCCCAACCTGGTTTTTGGGGGAGACGTCCACGTTGTGTGGGAGAAGTTCTGCCGCTACTTCGACGTCGAGCCGCGGATCGTGCCGCTTGCCGAGGGTAAGTACACAATCGGCCCTGAAGACGTGGAGCCCCACCTCGACGAGAACACGATCGGCGTCGTCGCCGTCCTCGGCACCACGTTCACCGGCCACAAGGACGATGTCGTCGGAATCGACAAGCTCCTGCGGGACATCCGCAAAGAGCGGGACCTCGACATCCCGATCCACGTCGACGGCGCCAGCGGCGCATTCGTATGGCCCTTCCTCTACCCCGACTCCACATGGGACTTCCGGCTCGAACAGGTCCGTTCGATCAACGTCTCGGGACACAAGTACGGCCTGGTCTACCCCGGCATCGGATGGCTGGTCTTCCGCGAGGAGGCCGACCTGGCCAAGGACCTCGTGTTCTACGAGAACTACCTGGGCAAGACCGACGCGACGTTCACCCTGAACTTCTCCACCGGTGCGTCGATGGTGCTCGCGCAGTACTACAACTTCGTGCGGCTCGGTCGACAGGGCTACACCTACGTCATGAAGATCATGCAGGAGAACGCCCGCGCGCTGGCGGACAACCTGCGCAGCAGCGGCCGCTTCGAAGTGATCGGAAGCGACCTCGAACAGCTGCCCCTGGTCGCTTTCCGTCTCGCAGGCAAGCACGCCTACGACGAGTCCGACATCGCCTGGCAGCTCTCGGCCGAACGGGGCTGGATGGTGCCGGCCTACACGCTTCCGCCGAACGCGGAGCGGGTGAAGATCCTGCGCGCCCTGGTCAAGGAGACCCTGAGCCGTGAGCAGATCGATCGCCTGACCCAGGACATTGCCGACGCCTGCCGCACGTTGGACGACAAAGGGGCGACCCACGGGATCGAGCGGAACCAGGTCAAGCGCGGCACCGGCTACTGA
- a CDS encoding nucleobase:cation symporter-2 family protein: MSQAPDPSAPESADGRATRHPVDEVLPPARLGLLGLQHVLVMYTGCVTVPLVFGAAAKLDTSTIGLLINADLLVAGLVTLLQALGIGKVLGVRLPVVAGATFTAVTPMILIAGEYGMQAVYGSMIAAGVFGLLVAVPFARAVRFFPPLVTGTVITVIGLSLIGVAAGLIAGLDSTAKDYAAPSHLALAGGIVLFIVLVSRFTSGLLSQIGVLLGLIGGTLVAIPMGLTDFSAVGGADWLGVASPFHFGAPEFPVAAVISMCVVMLVTFTESTADMLAVGEMTGRPLSRRDLARGLAADGVSGVIGGVMNGFLDTVFAQNVGLVGMTKVRSRYVAAVAGGILILLGLVPKMGEVVASLPGPVVGAAGLVMFATVTAVGINTLRKVEFDGTNNLLIVAVSIGVGMLPVMAPLIYHAFPTWVQIIGGSAITSATVVAFLLNLLFNHTPGRRKTEPEPESRPVQAVAPDSTPAI; encoded by the coding sequence GTGTCACAGGCCCCTGATCCATCCGCGCCCGAATCCGCCGACGGCAGAGCCACCCGCCACCCCGTCGACGAGGTCCTGCCACCCGCCCGTCTGGGCCTGCTCGGTCTACAGCATGTGCTGGTCATGTACACCGGCTGCGTCACCGTCCCGCTGGTCTTCGGAGCCGCGGCCAAGCTGGACACGTCCACCATCGGCCTGCTGATCAACGCTGACCTGCTGGTGGCAGGCCTGGTGACGCTGCTGCAGGCGCTGGGCATCGGCAAGGTGCTGGGTGTGCGGCTGCCGGTCGTCGCCGGTGCCACGTTCACCGCGGTGACCCCGATGATCCTCATCGCGGGTGAGTACGGCATGCAGGCGGTATACGGATCGATGATCGCGGCCGGCGTCTTCGGACTGCTGGTTGCCGTGCCCTTCGCCCGGGCGGTGCGCTTCTTCCCGCCGTTGGTCACCGGCACCGTCATCACCGTGATCGGGCTCTCCCTGATCGGTGTGGCAGCCGGGCTGATCGCAGGGCTGGACTCAACGGCCAAGGACTACGCGGCGCCCTCGCATCTCGCCCTGGCCGGCGGCATCGTGCTCTTCATCGTGCTCGTCAGTCGCTTCACCAGCGGTTTGCTGTCCCAGATCGGCGTGCTGCTGGGCCTGATCGGCGGCACCCTGGTCGCCATCCCGATGGGGCTGACGGACTTCTCCGCGGTCGGCGGCGCCGACTGGCTCGGTGTCGCCTCGCCTTTCCACTTCGGCGCCCCGGAGTTTCCCGTCGCCGCGGTCATCTCCATGTGCGTGGTGATGCTGGTGACGTTCACCGAGTCCACGGCCGACATGCTCGCGGTGGGCGAGATGACCGGCCGCCCGCTCTCCCGGCGTGATCTGGCCCGCGGCCTGGCCGCAGACGGCGTCTCCGGCGTCATCGGCGGTGTCATGAACGGCTTCCTTGACACGGTCTTCGCCCAGAACGTCGGCCTGGTCGGCATGACCAAGGTCCGCAGCCGGTACGTCGCCGCCGTCGCCGGAGGCATCCTCATACTGCTCGGACTCGTGCCCAAGATGGGCGAGGTCGTCGCCTCGCTGCCCGGTCCGGTGGTGGGCGCGGCCGGGCTGGTCATGTTCGCCACGGTCACCGCCGTCGGCATCAACACCCTGCGCAAGGTGGAGTTCGACGGCACCAACAACCTGCTGATCGTCGCCGTCTCCATCGGCGTGGGCATGCTGCCCGTGATGGCCCCGCTGATCTACCACGCCTTCCCGACCTGGGTGCAGATCATCGGCGGCAGCGCCATCACCAGCGCGACCGTAGTGGCGTTCCTGCTCAACCTGCTGTTCAACCACACGCCCGGCCGACGAAAGACGGAGCCGGAGCCGGAGTCGAGACCGGTACAGGCGGTTGCCCCCGACTCCACTCCCGCCATCTGA
- a CDS encoding SDR family oxidoreductase: MDIANSVALVTGASRGLGRHFVTQLLERGATKVYATARNPESVDLPGAEVLALDITDPVSVAAVAEAASDVTLLVNNAGINTMNELVSGDLDEIELEMDTAYYGPLRMIRAFAPILKAGGGGAIVNVLSAASWVPSEHWGAYHAAKAAAWSLTNSVRLELSGQNTLVAGVYMGPTDTDLARGLSFPFDLNDPADVVRAALDGVEANQSEVIADPLSAQVKAQLALDPATIYTPAATTA; this comes from the coding sequence ATGGACATCGCCAACTCCGTCGCTCTCGTCACCGGTGCGAGCCGCGGCCTCGGCCGCCACTTCGTCACCCAGCTGCTGGAGCGGGGAGCGACGAAGGTGTACGCCACCGCGCGCAACCCCGAGAGCGTTGATCTGCCCGGGGCGGAGGTGCTCGCGCTCGACATCACCGACCCGGTCTCCGTCGCCGCCGTGGCGGAAGCCGCCTCGGACGTGACGCTGCTGGTCAACAACGCCGGCATCAACACCATGAACGAGCTGGTCAGCGGTGACCTGGACGAGATCGAGCTGGAGATGGACACCGCCTACTACGGCCCGTTGCGTATGATCCGGGCCTTCGCTCCGATCCTGAAGGCAGGTGGCGGCGGGGCGATCGTCAACGTCCTGTCGGCGGCGTCCTGGGTCCCTTCCGAGCACTGGGGCGCCTACCACGCGGCCAAGGCCGCTGCCTGGAGCCTGACCAACAGCGTCCGCCTCGAACTCTCCGGCCAGAACACACTGGTGGCCGGCGTGTATATGGGGCCGACCGACACCGACCTGGCCCGGGGACTGTCGTTCCCGTTCGACTTGAACGACCCCGCCGACGTCGTCAGGGCCGCGCTCGACGGGGTCGAGGCGAATCAGTCCGAAGTCATAGCCGACCCGCTCTCCGCACAGGTCAAAGCACAGCTCGCCCTCGACCCCGCCACGATCTACACACCGGCCGCGACCACCGCCTGA
- a CDS encoding transposase, whose product MGEHAHVLVGALAHSGRWRAVLAESEDFPHLVQALDQAVRKLGGTARRWRFDRMATVCYPSSGQVTASFAAVAKYYGVGVDICPHRRGNRKGVVEKANHSAAQRWWRTVPDALTVVQAQSGIEKLAVRMDERRRSVDGIKVTVGELAAAEMLLDVPVRPLPAELEVERPVSPQCLVSFDGNLYSVPPGPAGTQGRVLHRLGESHLDIATAGWAVVARHRHRHRHRHRHRHRHRRAPRGAGQTVRDAGHVVALEREVLASFSDRAPCKNKVRRPPSDAARAEAERPRGQQAAAGDPAERVVIDLSHYAVVADRLRTVPSPKEENTE is encoded by the coding sequence GTGGGCGAGCACGCTCACGTGCTGGTCGGGGCGCTCGCGCATTCGGGCCGGTGGCGGGCGGTGCTGGCGGAGTCCGAGGACTTTCCGCACCTGGTCCAGGCCCTCGACCAGGCGGTCCGCAAGCTGGGCGGGACCGCGAGGCGGTGGCGCTTCGACCGGATGGCCACGGTCTGTTACCCCTCCAGCGGGCAGGTCACCGCGTCTTTCGCCGCGGTCGCGAAGTACTACGGCGTCGGAGTCGACATCTGCCCTCACCGACGCGGCAACCGCAAGGGCGTCGTCGAGAAGGCCAACCACTCGGCAGCCCAACGCTGGTGGCGCACGGTTCCCGACGCGCTGACCGTCGTCCAAGCCCAGTCCGGCATCGAGAAGCTCGCCGTCCGCATGGACGAACGCCGCCGGTCGGTGGACGGCATCAAGGTCACCGTCGGTGAGCTTGCCGCCGCTGAAATGCTGCTCGACGTCCCGGTCCGGCCGTTGCCGGCCGAGCTGGAGGTCGAGCGGCCCGTGAGCCCGCAGTGCCTCGTTTCCTTCGACGGGAATCTGTATTCCGTCCCGCCGGGACCCGCCGGCACCCAGGGCAGGGTCCTGCACCGGCTCGGTGAGAGCCATCTCGACATCGCCACCGCCGGATGGGCTGTAGTTGCCCGCCACCGCCACCGCCACCGCCACCGCCACCGCCACCGCCACCGCCACCGCCGCGCGCCGCGCGGAGCCGGCCAGACAGTGCGGGATGCCGGACACGTCGTCGCGCTCGAACGTGAGGTCCTGGCCTCCTTCTCGGACCGGGCTCCCTGCAAGAACAAGGTCCGCAGACCGCCCTCCGACGCCGCACGGGCGGAAGCCGAGCGGCCGCGCGGCCAGCAGGCCGCCGCTGGTGATCCCGCCGAACGGGTCGTGATCGACCTGTCCCACTATGCCGTCGTGGCCGACCGGCTGCGGACCGTTCCCTCACCGAAGGAGGAGAACACGGAGTGA
- a CDS encoding transposase yields the protein MESMGKKKPRPRRSFTPEVKAEIVELCRRGDRSVGRIAKDFDLTETAVRLWVSQAEVDAGERDGLTSSEREELAALRRENRRLREDVEVLKRATAFFAKETR from the coding sequence ATGGAGAGCATGGGGAAGAAGAAGCCTCGGCCTCGCCGTTCGTTCACGCCGGAGGTCAAGGCCGAGATCGTCGAGTTGTGCCGGCGTGGTGACCGCTCGGTCGGTCGGATCGCCAAGGATTTCGATCTGACCGAGACCGCGGTGAGGCTGTGGGTGAGCCAGGCCGAGGTCGACGCGGGCGAGCGCGACGGGCTGACCAGCAGTGAACGCGAGGAGTTGGCCGCGCTGCGGCGGGAGAACCGCCGACTGCGCGAGGACGTGGAGGTCCTCAAGCGTGCGACGGCTTTCTTCGCGAAGGAGACCCGGTGA
- a CDS encoding DUF6882 domain-containing protein yields the protein MTWTFPDKTATAPAQILGSFSPGSGSWLWAWANKSILPDMSRDARSFRDWAEDNGHPALAKPKIEADEKAAGTLVALAVRVTEATGYYRGPGGNSAVIITFGPVTLTTADGSVSNFNFNINID from the coding sequence ATCACCTGGACCTTCCCTGACAAGACGGCGACAGCACCCGCGCAGATCCTCGGCAGTTTCAGCCCCGGCTCGGGCTCGTGGCTGTGGGCCTGGGCCAACAAGAGCATCCTCCCCGACATGAGCCGTGACGCCCGCAGCTTCCGGGACTGGGCAGAAGACAACGGGCATCCCGCTCTCGCCAAGCCGAAGATCGAGGCCGATGAGAAGGCCGCTGGGACGCTTGTGGCCTTGGCTGTTCGGGTCACCGAGGCGACCGGCTATTACCGGGGCCCGGGAGGCAACTCCGCCGTGATCATCACGTTCGGTCCGGTCACTCTGACCACCGCCGACGGCAGTGTCTCCAACTTCAACTTCAACATCAATATCGACTAG
- a CDS encoding DJ-1/PfpI family protein gives MNTPTSSKPKALIVIPSAAVLPLTEPAGHPGVSTGFYLVELAQILKEFGDEYDFTFATPGGIVPQLEINGLALSMHAAAKFSSATVSATAAQAFRFDVDTFRAKRPGLVARRDSELALSHRYLGRLPVSEALPHSDKEVVQLRDDLIKSMQDLPEHTYPSVEQLVHRHRDPEDAFDLGAFDFVHMPGGHAPMVDFVDNPWIGELLHTLRENQVLISLICHAPIAMASAKYRVSPDGTVVTNPQHAFNGVRVTTVAKSAEHFVLSNGYLKIPGKKVRMGYFIDEALRNAGYQVQTTTNPTAIKVIWEEDVRLLTSNGPQAIDEHTARLRTLLPRH, from the coding sequence ATGAACACCCCCACCTCGTCCAAGCCCAAGGCACTGATCGTCATCCCGTCGGCAGCTGTCCTGCCGCTCACCGAACCGGCAGGCCACCCCGGCGTATCCACCGGGTTCTACCTGGTCGAACTGGCGCAGATCCTCAAGGAATTCGGCGACGAGTACGACTTCACCTTCGCCACCCCCGGCGGGATCGTCCCGCAGCTCGAGATCAACGGCCTGGCCCTGTCGATGCACGCCGCGGCCAAGTTCAGCTCCGCAACGGTCTCGGCCACCGCGGCCCAGGCCTTCCGCTTCGATGTCGACACCTTCCGCGCCAAACGGCCTGGGCTCGTCGCCCGCCGGGACAGCGAACTCGCCCTCTCCCACCGCTACCTGGGCCGCCTGCCCGTCTCCGAGGCGCTGCCCCACAGCGACAAGGAAGTCGTGCAGCTGCGCGACGACCTGATCAAGTCGATGCAGGACCTGCCGGAGCACACCTACCCCTCCGTCGAGCAGCTCGTGCACAGACACCGCGACCCCGAGGACGCCTTCGACCTGGGCGCCTTCGACTTCGTGCACATGCCCGGCGGCCACGCTCCCATGGTCGACTTCGTCGACAACCCCTGGATCGGCGAACTCCTGCACACCCTGCGGGAGAACCAGGTGCTGATCTCACTGATCTGCCACGCCCCCATCGCCATGGCCTCGGCCAAGTACCGGGTGAGCCCCGACGGCACCGTCGTCACCAACCCCCAGCACGCCTTCAACGGCGTGCGGGTGACCACGGTCGCCAAATCCGCCGAACACTTCGTCCTCAGCAACGGCTACCTCAAGATCCCCGGCAAGAAGGTACGGATGGGCTACTTCATCGACGAAGCCCTCAGGAACGCCGGCTACCAGGTACAGACGACCACCAACCCGACCGCCATCAAGGTCATCTGGGAGGAAGACGTCCGCCTGCTCACCAGCAACGGCCCCCAGGCCATCGACGAGCACACCGCCCGCCTGCGCACCCTCCTGCCCCGCCACTGA
- a CDS encoding IS3 family transposase, with the protein MHPFIEAEKQSGHSVKRACELLQVSRTAFYARRTGTPCPRAVRDTELTEQITAVHERSRGTYGAPRVHAVLKREGSGRRRRVARLMRAAGLQGRHRRRRHLTTIPIHEPLSSPTSLTGTSGLMSRPWTLAGAVTSPISRPRRAGSTWPRSST; encoded by the coding sequence GTGCACCCGTTCATCGAGGCGGAGAAGCAGAGCGGCCACAGCGTCAAGCGTGCGTGTGAACTGTTGCAGGTCTCCCGAACCGCCTTCTACGCCCGCCGCACCGGTACTCCCTGCCCGCGGGCGGTCCGTGACACCGAGCTGACCGAACAGATCACGGCCGTGCACGAACGCTCGCGTGGCACCTACGGCGCCCCGCGCGTGCATGCCGTACTCAAGCGGGAGGGCTCCGGACGCCGCCGCCGCGTCGCCCGGCTGATGCGGGCCGCCGGCCTGCAGGGCCGACACCGCAGACGGCGGCACCTGACAACGATCCCGATCCACGAGCCGCTATCAAGCCCGACCTCGTTGACCGGGACTTCCGGCCTGATGTCACGGCCCTGGACGCTCGCTGGTGCGGTGACATCACCTATATCCCGACCGAGGAGGGCCGGCTCTACCTGGCCACGGTCATCGACATAG